One stretch of Bradyrhizobium canariense DNA includes these proteins:
- a CDS encoding aspartate dehydrogenase, whose protein sequence is MKIALIGVGAIGSWLQERLDPKPVVVRRGDALPMADVVVEVAGHAALAQYGVAALRQGSDLVIASIGALADEALWVSLQQAATRAKILLPAGAVAGIDALAAARLGGLDSVRYSSRKPPASLSNTLPLDRESVVFEGNARDAALQFLKNANVAATIALAGIGFEKTEVRIIADPTLTQNVHVLEASGAFGTFTMNIAGRPLPGNPRSSSLTAMSLLRCIQNRQSSIVL, encoded by the coding sequence ATGAAAATCGCCCTGATCGGCGTTGGCGCTATAGGAAGCTGGCTGCAGGAGAGGCTCGATCCGAAACCGGTCGTGGTTCGCCGCGGCGACGCCTTGCCGATGGCCGACGTCGTGGTGGAAGTCGCCGGGCATGCCGCGCTGGCGCAATATGGTGTTGCCGCGCTCCGGCAAGGCAGCGATCTGGTGATCGCCTCGATCGGCGCGCTGGCGGATGAGGCACTTTGGGTGTCGCTGCAGCAGGCCGCGACGCGCGCAAAAATCCTGCTGCCGGCCGGCGCCGTGGCCGGCATCGATGCGCTGGCCGCGGCCCGCCTTGGCGGGCTGGATTCCGTGCGCTACTCCTCGCGAAAACCGCCGGCCAGCCTGTCCAACACGCTTCCACTGGACCGAGAAAGCGTCGTCTTCGAAGGCAATGCGCGCGATGCCGCCCTGCAATTTCTGAAGAACGCCAATGTGGCGGCAACCATCGCGCTGGCCGGCATCGGTTTCGAGAAAACCGAGGTGCGTATCATCGCCGATCCGACCCTGACGCAGAACGTTCACGTCCTGGAAGCGAGCGGAGCCTTCGGCACGTTCACCATGAACATTGCGGGGCGCCCGCTGCCGGGCAACCCCAGGAGTTCGAGCCTGACGGCCATGAGCCTGCTGCGCTGTATCCAGAACAGGCAATCATCCATCGTGCTGTAA
- a CDS encoding amidohydrolase family protein yields MIIALEEHYFDPDWNNALDTRHHSVRMPSPLVKRMEDLGAQRIREMDEAGIDLQILSHGPPGSQGVREDVAVAWTKAANDRLHAAVQNHPTRFAGFASLPTAHPLAAADELERAVNKLGFKGGMLHSLTEGPFLDDKRYWPIFERAAALDVPLYIHPADPNPAVIKAYYGDYAKTHPMFIRAAWGFTFEAGTQAMRLVLSGLFDAHPDVKIILGHLGETIPYTLARIDEALSRDTPMKNFREVFSSHFYVTTSGFFSDPALQCCITEIGIDRIMFSIDWPYASNTAGVQWMHKTWLNDADKSKIFSGNAKRLLRI; encoded by the coding sequence ATGATTATCGCGTTGGAAGAACACTATTTCGATCCGGACTGGAACAATGCGCTCGATACCAGGCATCACTCGGTGCGTATGCCGTCTCCACTGGTGAAACGCATGGAAGATCTCGGCGCCCAGCGCATCCGTGAGATGGATGAGGCGGGCATCGATCTTCAGATCCTGTCGCACGGTCCTCCGGGCTCCCAGGGCGTGCGGGAAGACGTCGCCGTCGCATGGACCAAGGCTGCCAACGATCGTCTGCACGCAGCGGTTCAGAATCATCCGACGCGGTTCGCCGGCTTCGCATCGCTTCCGACCGCGCATCCGCTGGCCGCTGCGGATGAACTGGAGCGTGCCGTCAACAAGCTCGGCTTCAAGGGCGGCATGCTGCACAGCCTGACGGAGGGCCCGTTTCTCGACGACAAGCGCTACTGGCCGATTTTTGAACGTGCGGCGGCGCTGGACGTGCCGCTCTACATTCACCCCGCGGATCCAAATCCGGCTGTCATCAAGGCCTATTACGGCGATTACGCGAAAACCCATCCGATGTTCATTCGTGCCGCCTGGGGTTTTACGTTCGAGGCCGGAACGCAGGCGATGCGGCTGGTGCTCAGCGGTCTGTTCGACGCGCATCCCGACGTGAAGATCATTCTGGGCCACCTCGGCGAGACGATCCCCTACACGCTGGCGCGGATCGACGAGGCGCTGTCACGCGATACGCCGATGAAGAATTTTCGCGAGGTGTTTAGTTCGCATTTTTATGTGACCACCAGCGGCTTTTTCTCGGATCCGGCGCTGCAGTGCTGCATCACCGAGATCGGTATCGACCGCATCATGTTCTCGATCGACTGGCCCTACGCGTCCAATACGGCCGGCGTGCAATGGATGCACAAGACCTGGCTGAACGATGCCGACAAGTCCAAGATCTTTTCCGGTAACGCCAAGCGCCTGCTGCGCATCTGA
- a CDS encoding alpha/beta hydrolase, with translation MMDRNAALPDIPDDLRQLMAEVGPKWRDSVAKNVDLMIHRFSDVLKRSPRDGVTVRPGISYGDHERNVFDVFLPESMATPPPVVLFVHGGAFVSGHRNRTEQIYSNVLYYLARHGIAGINIGYRLANHATYPAATDDIAAAVAWAHARAAEFGWDPARIFLMGHSAGAAHAGSYAYDPRFRPAGGTKLVGMIVVSGRVRIDNLPENPNAGKVEVYYGPDASKFDDYSPVAHIDKDSLPTFVAWAEFENPLIDVYCAELVYRLAHAKRKAPPSMWLSGHNHTSSIGQIGTSDDALGQAIVDFVRNPR, from the coding sequence ATGATGGACCGTAACGCCGCCCTGCCCGACATCCCGGATGATCTGCGACAGCTTATGGCGGAGGTCGGTCCAAAATGGCGCGACAGCGTAGCGAAGAACGTCGATCTGATGATCCACCGATTTTCGGATGTGCTCAAGCGCAGCCCGCGCGACGGAGTGACCGTTCGCCCTGGAATTTCGTATGGGGACCACGAGCGCAACGTCTTTGACGTCTTCCTGCCCGAAAGCATGGCTACGCCACCCCCCGTCGTTCTGTTCGTGCATGGCGGTGCGTTCGTCAGCGGGCACCGCAACCGCACCGAGCAGATTTATTCGAACGTGCTGTATTATCTGGCGCGGCACGGCATCGCCGGGATCAACATTGGCTACCGTCTTGCCAACCACGCCACCTATCCCGCGGCGACGGATGATATCGCCGCCGCGGTCGCATGGGCGCATGCGCGCGCCGCGGAATTCGGCTGGGATCCCGCGCGTATCTTCCTGATGGGTCATTCGGCGGGCGCGGCCCACGCCGGAAGTTACGCCTACGATCCCAGGTTCCGGCCAGCCGGCGGAACCAAGCTTGTCGGCATGATCGTGGTTAGCGGCCGCGTCCGGATCGACAACCTGCCGGAGAATCCGAACGCCGGGAAGGTCGAGGTTTATTACGGTCCTGATGCCTCGAAGTTCGACGATTACTCGCCGGTTGCGCATATCGACAAGGACAGCCTCCCGACCTTTGTGGCCTGGGCCGAATTCGAGAACCCATTGATCGACGTGTATTGCGCCGAACTGGTCTATCGGCTGGCCCATGCGAAACGCAAGGCGCCGCCGTCGATGTGGCTTTCCGGGCATAACCATACCTCGTCGATCGGGCAGATCGGCACGTCTGACGACGCGCTGGGCCAGGCCATCGTCGATTTCGTGCGCAATCCGCGCTGA
- a CDS encoding cysteine hydrolase family protein gives MSDDSTELLARLDQKIDPRHCALVVIDVQNDFAASGGFFDKVGADLKPIQTERVPALLRLIEAARKAGVLVVFVQAIYDPEYLSAPMRERNSRLGMEMPRCLTGSWGADFFEVRPEAGEPIVIKHRYSAMVNTELKDILRKHRIRSLLLTGIATDTCVESLGRDAYFIDYYVTVVADCCGAASEQDHVGALKRFSRDYGQVVNSSEVAAIWNAGCATAEQPALASVSN, from the coding sequence TTGTCCGACGATAGTACCGAACTACTCGCGAGACTGGATCAGAAGATCGATCCCAGGCATTGCGCTCTCGTCGTGATCGATGTGCAGAACGATTTTGCAGCCAGCGGCGGCTTTTTCGACAAGGTCGGGGCTGACCTGAAGCCAATCCAGACCGAACGGGTGCCAGCGCTGCTTCGGTTGATCGAAGCGGCGCGCAAAGCCGGCGTTCTGGTGGTCTTCGTTCAGGCCATCTACGACCCCGAATACCTGTCCGCGCCGATGCGCGAGCGAAATTCCCGACTTGGCATGGAGATGCCGCGTTGCCTGACCGGCAGCTGGGGCGCTGACTTCTTTGAAGTGAGGCCGGAAGCCGGCGAGCCCATCGTGATCAAGCATCGCTATAGCGCGATGGTCAATACGGAGCTCAAGGACATTCTGAGGAAACACCGAATCCGCAGTCTGTTGCTGACCGGCATTGCCACCGATACCTGCGTCGAGTCGCTTGGCCGCGACGCCTATTTCATCGATTACTATGTCACGGTCGTAGCCGATTGTTGCGGCGCCGCCAGTGAGCAAGACCATGTCGGCGCGCTCAAGCGATTCAGCCGGGACTACGGCCAGGTTGTGAACTCTTCGGAGGTCGCCGCGATCTGGAACGCCGGCTGCGCGACTGCGGAGCAACCGGCCCTCGCTTCAGTGTCGAACTAG